GCGGCCGCACACATCGCTCCAGCGCCATTAGCCACCGCCGGGCCACATCGGTCGAGCGGTCAACGTGCGGTCCGCTGGATTCCTGGGCCATCAGCCACCTCCTCGATTCAGAGAGAATCCGTGGCGCACTCCCATCCCGCAGCCGGGATTACACTGGCCGTGACCATCGCGCGATATCCTACCAGGAGGCCGGAGGGCGCGCCCCCCGAGCACCAGCCACCTGGCCAGCCTGCCGCATCCCCCACGCGGTGGAACGGAGTCCGGTTCCGAAAGCACGGGCGGTCTTGTGCTAGAATTTCTTCCGTTCACTGGAACCGGGCGAGCGTTCCGCCCTCCGTGTTGAAGGACCGGCCGGTCGTCGCAGGTTTCCCCGGGGCAGATCCCACGCGGGACAGGTTCCGTTTCGTGGATCGGCTGAGAGAGGTGGGCTTCGATGGCAGATGTGGCGGTCGTGGCGCTCGTGACCCTCGACAGCAAGGCCGAGGAGGGGCGGTTTCTGTGTGAGGCCCTCCGGAGGGCGGGAGCTCGCCCGGAGCTCATCGATATCTCCCTCCGTCCCCACGCAGTCGAGGGGGCGGCTGTCCCGGGCCGCGAGCTGGCCCAGGCTGCGGGCTCGACCTGGGAGGCGCTGGCTGGCCTGGACCGGGCGCGGGCGGCGGAGATCGTGATCGCTGGCGGGCGCAAGGTGGTCACTGAGCTGGTCGCCTCAGGCAAGATTTCCGGCGCCGTCGGGATCGGGGGGGCCAACGGGACCACCGTGGCCTGCGGCATTATGCGCTCCCTTCCACCGCTCTTCCCGAAAGTGATGGTCACCCCCGTTGCGGCGACGGCGGCCGTGCAGTGGTATGTGGCCGAGAGCGACATCGTCATGTTCCCTTCCATCGGGGACGTGTCGCTCAACCGCATCACGCGGGCCGTGATCGAAAATGCCGCCCGGGCCGTCGTGGCGATGGCGAGAGGTCGGGCGGAGGAATCGGGGGCGGCCGCGAGGAAGACGCCTCTCGTGGCGGTCTCTTCCTTCGGCGGGACGGCTGGCTGTGTCCAGGGAGTGGCGGAGCGGCTCAAGGCGGCGGGCTTTGAGGTGATCCTCTTCCACGCTTCGGGGCCCGGGGGGAGAGCGCTTGAATCGCTCGCTCGAAGAGGGGAGCTGGCCGGCGTGGTGGATGTCACGACTCACGAGCTGGTTGACCTGGTCGTCGGGGGCGTGTACAGCGCCGGCGAGGAAAGGCTGAGGGGCGCCGCGGAGGCGGGCCTCCCGCAGGTCGTGGTTCCCGGGGCCCTCGACCACGCGAACTTCTGGGCCGGGATGGTGCCCGAGCGGTTCCGGGGCCGCGAGTTCTTTCTCTTCAACCCGCACAACATCCTGATGCGCACGAACGCGGAGGAGTTCGAGGCCCTCGGGAAGCTGATGGCCGAGCGGCTGAACCAGGCGCAGGGCCCGTTCATCGTCCTCATCCCGGCGCGGGGCTTCAGCGAGCACACCCGCCGGACGACGCACGATCTGGAGGGCCGCCCGCGGGGGCCATGGCGTCAGCCCGAGACGGACGCCGCCTTCGCTCGCTCCCTTCGGGCCCATCTGAAACGGGGTGATCTCCGGGAGCTGGACCTCCACATCAACGACCCGGCCTTTGCCGAAGCGTGCGCGGGCGCCTTTCTGGAGTTGCTGGGACGCCCGG
The DNA window shown above is from Candidatus Rokuibacteriota bacterium and carries:
- a CDS encoding Tm-1-like ATP-binding domain-containing protein yields the protein MADVAVVALVTLDSKAEEGRFLCEALRRAGARPELIDISLRPHAVEGAAVPGRELAQAAGSTWEALAGLDRARAAEIVIAGGRKVVTELVASGKISGAVGIGGANGTTVACGIMRSLPPLFPKVMVTPVAATAAVQWYVAESDIVMFPSIGDVSLNRITRAVIENAARAVVAMARGRAEESGAAARKTPLVAVSSFGGTAGCVQGVAERLKAAGFEVILFHASGPGGRALESLARRGELAGVVDVTTHELVDLVVGGVYSAGEERLRGAAEAGLPQVVVPGALDHANFWAGMVPERFRGREFFLFNPHNILMRTNAEEFEALGKLMAERLNQAQGPFIVLIPARGFSEHTRRTTHDLEGRPRGPWRQPETDAAFARSLRAHLKRGDLRELDLHINDPAFAEACAGAFLELLGRPG